One region of Daphnia magna isolate NIES unplaced genomic scaffold, ASM2063170v1.1 Dm_contigs301, whole genome shotgun sequence genomic DNA includes:
- the LOC116929955 gene encoding nuclear fragile X mental retardation-interacting protein 1 isoform X2 has translation MALPNPFACGTLPKPSFTPVYSPQNTNLNPGPGLPHAPQPQYSGDSVTKMYQNDTKQKTFDLQKGNFQNSQFQPFSCDRCDRSFRSHELLNIHISEHIPCGINGCTFVAHPKIVEKHIQMQHETGLAEQIMRLNTPEEIQKWREERRNRFPSTTNVARRQAEQKERLERGELLYEPKKKFAKNRKQQEKGDRGRGWDARRNQNRKDNDKTEKKSNNMPHQQSGPEFSQNVSIPNETKPFNSTKTPESINIKQNLDGEIVMENKEKIYSGVQPASNALANLISYASDSEDNIADAKKAKLIIKDAEKPAMNCPRERPPKPIKRRKKGKTQKSAVTVPAVKELVHPKRLTLLQKLLQGEILHERNIILQCVHFIVQQNFFGLNQGTV, from the exons ATGGCATTACCTAATCCTTTTGCCTGTGGCACACTTCCTAAACCAAGTTTTACACCTGTTTATTCACCCCAAAATACAAACTTAAATCCTGGCCCAGGATTACCACACGCACCTCAACCTCAGTATAGTGGTGATAGTGTGACAAAGATGTATCAAAATGATACGAAACAAAAGACGTTTGACCTCCAAAAAGGCAACTTTCAAAACTCACAATTTCAACCTTTCTCATGTGATCGTTGTGATCGTTCATTTAGATCTCATGAACTTTTAAACATTCACATATCTGAGCACATTCCCTGTGGAATAAATGGATGCACATTTGTGGCCCATCCTAAAATTGTGGAGAAGCATATACAAATGCAACATGAGACAGGACTTGCTGAACAAATAATGAGGCTAAACACCCCGGAGGAAATACAAAAATGGAGAGAAGAAAGACGAAA CCGATTTCCCTCTACAACAAATGTTGCACGTAGACAAGCTGAGCAGAAAGAAAGATTAGAAAGAGGAGAACTTCTGTatgaaccaaaaaaaaaatttg ccaaaaatagaaaacagcAAGAGAAAGGAGATAGGGGAAGAGGATGGGATGCAAGAAGAAATCAGAACAGGAAGGATAAtgataaaacagaaaaaaaaagtaacaaCATGCCACATCAGCAATCCGGACCAGAATTTTCACAAAATGTTTCAATACCAAATGAAACGAAACCATTCAACAGTACAAAGACACCAGAATCAA TAAACATTAAACAGAACCTCGATGGTGAAATAGTAATGgagaataaggaaaaaatttactCCGGAGTACAACCTGCTAGTAATGCGTTGGCCAATTTGATAAGCTATGCCTCTGATTCCGAAGACAACATCGCAG ATGCTAAAAAAGCGAAATTAATTATAAAAGATGCTGAAAAGCCTGCTATGAATTGCCCCAGGGAACGTCCCCCGAAACCCATTAAGCgtaggaagaagggaaaaacacaaaaaagtgCTGTAACTGTACCAGCTGTTAAAGAGCTTGTTCACCCAAAGAGGCTGACACTCCTGCAAAAG ctGTTGCAAGGTGAAATTCTGCACGAACGTAATATCATTCTCCAGTGCGTGCATTTTATTGTTCAGCAGAATTTCTTCGGTTTGAATCAAGGAACAGTTTGA
- the LOC116929955 gene encoding nuclear fragile X mental retardation-interacting protein 1 isoform X1, with protein sequence MALPNPFACGTLPKPSFTPVYSPQNTNLNPGPGLPHAPQPQYSGDSVTKMYQNDTKQKTFDLQKGNFQNSQFQPFSCDRCDRSFRSHELLNIHISEHIPCGINGCTFVAHPKIVEKHIQMQHETGLAEQIMRLNTPEEIQKWREERRNRFPSTTNVARRQAEQKERLERGELLYEPKKKFAKNRKQQEKGDRGRGWDARRNQNRKDNDKTEKKSNNMPHQQSGPEFSQNVSIPNETKPFNSTKTPESSIVNIKQNLDGEIVMENKEKIYSGVQPASNALANLISYASDSEDNIADAKKAKLIIKDAEKPAMNCPRERPPKPIKRRKKGKTQKSAVTVPAVKELVHPKRLTLLQKLLQGEILHERNIILQCVHFIVQQNFFGLNQGTV encoded by the exons ATGGCATTACCTAATCCTTTTGCCTGTGGCACACTTCCTAAACCAAGTTTTACACCTGTTTATTCACCCCAAAATACAAACTTAAATCCTGGCCCAGGATTACCACACGCACCTCAACCTCAGTATAGTGGTGATAGTGTGACAAAGATGTATCAAAATGATACGAAACAAAAGACGTTTGACCTCCAAAAAGGCAACTTTCAAAACTCACAATTTCAACCTTTCTCATGTGATCGTTGTGATCGTTCATTTAGATCTCATGAACTTTTAAACATTCACATATCTGAGCACATTCCCTGTGGAATAAATGGATGCACATTTGTGGCCCATCCTAAAATTGTGGAGAAGCATATACAAATGCAACATGAGACAGGACTTGCTGAACAAATAATGAGGCTAAACACCCCGGAGGAAATACAAAAATGGAGAGAAGAAAGACGAAA CCGATTTCCCTCTACAACAAATGTTGCACGTAGACAAGCTGAGCAGAAAGAAAGATTAGAAAGAGGAGAACTTCTGTatgaaccaaaaaaaaaatttg ccaaaaatagaaaacagcAAGAGAAAGGAGATAGGGGAAGAGGATGGGATGCAAGAAGAAATCAGAACAGGAAGGATAAtgataaaacagaaaaaaaaagtaacaaCATGCCACATCAGCAATCCGGACCAGAATTTTCACAAAATGTTTCAATACCAAATGAAACGAAACCATTCAACAGTACAAAGACACCAGAATCAAGTATAG TAAACATTAAACAGAACCTCGATGGTGAAATAGTAATGgagaataaggaaaaaatttactCCGGAGTACAACCTGCTAGTAATGCGTTGGCCAATTTGATAAGCTATGCCTCTGATTCCGAAGACAACATCGCAG ATGCTAAAAAAGCGAAATTAATTATAAAAGATGCTGAAAAGCCTGCTATGAATTGCCCCAGGGAACGTCCCCCGAAACCCATTAAGCgtaggaagaagggaaaaacacaaaaaagtgCTGTAACTGTACCAGCTGTTAAAGAGCTTGTTCACCCAAAGAGGCTGACACTCCTGCAAAAG ctGTTGCAAGGTGAAATTCTGCACGAACGTAATATCATTCTCCAGTGCGTGCATTTTATTGTTCAGCAGAATTTCTTCGGTTTGAATCAAGGAACAGTTTGA